A region from the Pseudonocardia petroleophila genome encodes:
- a CDS encoding DMT family transporter — MLFVLIWATGFVVAKYAAPHAEPLSFLLVRYAGVVVLMLVLALVAGARWPRGRAIGHLAVAGIGIQAGYLGGVWGAVAAGMPAGVAALVVNLQPVLTAVVAGLTGVRLGRVQVVGLVLGFLGVVLVVSSKLTTVGITATTLGLATTALLAITAGTLYQKRFCPEFDLRTGQVVQFFASILVTLPFAFAFESFRLDWTPELVGALLWSVLVLTGGGVSLLFLMLRRGAAAQVTSYFYLVPGITALLALVMFGETLGWFAIAGMVVAVLGVALATRAAPAPPQAPS; from the coding sequence GTGCTGTTCGTGCTCATCTGGGCCACCGGGTTCGTCGTCGCCAAGTACGCGGCACCGCACGCCGAGCCGCTGAGCTTCCTGCTCGTGCGCTACGCCGGCGTCGTCGTGCTGATGCTCGTGCTCGCCCTCGTCGCCGGGGCGCGGTGGCCGCGCGGCCGGGCGATCGGGCACCTCGCCGTCGCGGGGATCGGGATCCAGGCCGGGTACCTCGGCGGCGTCTGGGGCGCGGTGGCCGCGGGCATGCCGGCCGGGGTGGCGGCGCTCGTCGTCAACCTGCAGCCGGTGCTCACCGCGGTCGTCGCCGGGCTCACCGGCGTCCGGCTGGGCCGCGTGCAGGTCGTCGGCCTGGTGCTGGGCTTCCTCGGCGTCGTGCTGGTGGTGTCGAGCAAGCTGACCACCGTCGGGATCACCGCGACGACGCTCGGGCTCGCCACCACGGCCCTGCTCGCCATCACCGCAGGCACGCTCTACCAGAAGCGGTTCTGCCCCGAGTTCGACCTGCGCACCGGCCAGGTCGTGCAGTTCTTCGCGTCGATCCTGGTGACGCTGCCGTTCGCGTTCGCGTTCGAGTCGTTCCGCCTCGACTGGACCCCGGAGCTCGTCGGCGCGCTGCTGTGGTCGGTGCTGGTGCTCACCGGCGGCGGGGTCTCGCTGCTGTTCCTCATGCTCCGGCGCGGGGCTGCGGCGCAGGTGACCAGCTACTTCTACCTCGTCCCCGGCATCACCGCGCTGCTCGCGCTGGTGATGTTCGGCGAGACGCTCGGGTGGTTCGCGATCGCCGGGATGGTCGTCGCGGTGCTCGGGGTGGCGCTGGCGACGCGGGCGGCACCAGCGCCGCCGCAGGCCCCCTCCTGA
- a CDS encoding ABC-F family ATP-binding cassette domain-containing protein yields MSPTTPVRTAHVGAVDVHLSRGGRPVLAGVDLTASAGDRLAVVGENGRGKTTLLQVLAGRLPVDRGEVRRAGSLGVADQQLPVDGTVGDLIDVELAAVRTALRVLDEAAQALAAGRPGSADAYAAALAAVDALDAWDADRRVEVSLAALGAVDDRSRPLATLSVGQRHRVRLAGLLGAGHDVLLLDEPTNHLDAAGLDHLTDRLLRHPGAVVLVSHDRALLADVATTVLDLDPTSDGRPRTYGGGYAGYLEGRRAERERWEALHLDQVEQRRRLSDDLSAAQNRLRDGWRPDKGTGKHARATRAPALVRAVHRRREQLAAHSVSVPRPPLRFTPPELPTRPGPLLRADAVTVAGRLPDPCDVALASGERLVVTGPNGAGKSTLLAVLAGSLAPATGAVTRGPGVRVGRLAQESAPAGRPPGPTFGLVEDAGRPVAELSVGARRRLDLARVLAGLPHVLLLDEPTNHLSAALVDELTEALETTAAAVVLATHDRRLLRDTAHWPRLEL; encoded by the coding sequence ATGTCCCCGACCACCCCTGTCCGCACGGCCCACGTCGGGGCCGTCGACGTCCACCTCTCCCGCGGCGGGCGCCCCGTGCTCGCCGGGGTCGACCTCACCGCCTCCGCCGGTGACCGGCTCGCCGTCGTCGGCGAGAACGGCCGCGGCAAGACCACGTTGCTGCAGGTCCTGGCCGGGCGGCTGCCCGTCGACCGGGGCGAGGTGCGCCGCGCCGGGAGCCTCGGCGTCGCCGACCAGCAGCTCCCCGTCGACGGCACCGTAGGCGACCTGATCGACGTCGAGCTCGCGGCGGTCCGCACCGCGCTGCGCGTCCTCGACGAGGCGGCGCAGGCGCTCGCCGCGGGCCGGCCGGGGTCGGCCGACGCCTACGCCGCCGCGCTCGCCGCCGTCGACGCCCTCGACGCGTGGGACGCCGACCGACGCGTGGAGGTGTCGCTGGCCGCGCTCGGCGCCGTCGACGACCGGTCGCGCCCGCTCGCGACCCTGTCGGTCGGGCAGCGGCACCGCGTCCGGCTCGCGGGCCTGCTCGGCGCGGGCCACGACGTGCTGCTGCTCGACGAGCCCACCAACCACCTCGACGCCGCCGGCCTCGACCACCTCACCGACCGGCTGCTCCGGCATCCCGGCGCGGTGGTGCTCGTCAGCCACGACCGGGCCCTGCTCGCCGACGTCGCCACCACGGTGCTCGACCTCGACCCCACCTCCGACGGCCGACCGCGCACCTACGGCGGCGGCTACGCCGGGTACCTCGAGGGGCGGCGGGCGGAGCGGGAGCGCTGGGAGGCGCTGCACCTCGACCAGGTCGAGCAGCGCCGCCGGCTGTCCGACGACCTCTCCGCCGCGCAGAACCGCCTGCGCGACGGGTGGCGCCCGGACAAGGGCACCGGCAAGCACGCCCGGGCGACGCGCGCGCCCGCGCTGGTCCGGGCCGTGCACCGGCGCCGGGAGCAGCTCGCCGCGCACTCGGTGTCGGTGCCGCGGCCGCCGCTGCGGTTCACCCCGCCCGAGCTGCCGACCCGCCCCGGCCCGCTGCTGCGCGCCGACGCCGTCACGGTGGCGGGGCGGTTGCCCGACCCGTGCGACGTCGCACTGGCCTCAGGGGAGCGGCTCGTCGTCACCGGTCCGAACGGGGCCGGGAAGTCGACGCTGCTCGCGGTACTGGCCGGTTCCCTCGCCCCGGCGACCGGGGCCGTCACCCGGGGACCCGGGGTGCGCGTCGGCCGGCTCGCCCAGGAGTCGGCACCCGCCGGACGGCCGCCGGGCCCGACGTTCGGCCTGGTCGAGGACGCGGGGCGGCCGGTGGCCGAGCTGTCGGTCGGGGCCCGGCGCCGCCTGGACCTGGCCCGGGTCCTCGCCGGCCTGCCGCACGTCCTGCTGCTCGACGAGCCGACCAACCACCTCTCCGCCGCACTCGTCGACGAGCTCACCGAGGCGCTGGAGACCACCGCCGCCGCGGTCGTGCTGGCCACGCACGACCGGCGGCTGCTGCGCGACACGGCGCACTGGCCGCGCCTGGAGCTCTAG
- a CDS encoding response regulator transcription factor translates to MTGGPVVIVDDHALVAGALAMALRSGGLDATAVLPADFLPRVDLPAPTGALVLLDLDLGDGLDGVDLVPRLRRSGWRVVLVTGSTDDTRIAVGVAAGALGRVRKSAAFDELVAAATRAAQGRPLISADERARLEDLASAGTEARRLDRDRWDRLTPRELQIVDRIAAGRRPAAIAEEFVVSVATVRTQIRSILAKLEVSSQLEVAALARAREG, encoded by the coding sequence GTGACGGGTGGACCGGTCGTCATCGTCGACGACCACGCACTCGTCGCGGGCGCCCTCGCCATGGCGCTGCGCTCGGGCGGCCTCGACGCCACCGCCGTGCTGCCCGCCGACTTCCTGCCCCGCGTCGACCTCCCCGCCCCCACCGGCGCGCTGGTGCTGCTCGACCTCGACCTCGGCGACGGCCTGGACGGCGTCGACCTCGTGCCGCGCCTGCGGCGGTCGGGCTGGCGGGTGGTGCTCGTGACCGGCTCGACCGACGACACCCGCATCGCCGTCGGCGTGGCCGCGGGCGCCCTCGGCCGGGTGCGCAAGTCCGCGGCCTTCGACGAGCTCGTCGCCGCCGCGACGCGGGCCGCGCAGGGGCGCCCGCTGATCTCCGCGGACGAGCGCGCCCGGCTCGAGGACCTCGCCTCAGCGGGGACGGAGGCCCGCCGCCTCGACCGCGACCGCTGGGACCGGCTGACGCCGCGCGAGCTCCAGATCGTCGACCGCATCGCGGCGGGCAGGCGCCCGGCCGCGATCGCCGAGGAGTTCGTCGTCTCGGTGGCGACCGTCCGGACCCAGATCCGGTCGATCCTGGCGAAGCTGGAGGTCTCCTCGCAGCTCGAGGTGGCCGCGCTCGCCCGGGCCCGCGAGGGATAA
- a CDS encoding TasA family protein — protein sequence MSVLQKNKKLAAGVGVAAVAAAAIALGAGTYAAFSDTETAPDATFTAGTLNLTVGSPTAAPPVVWENLAPGSRQTVTIEVDNTGTVDGFLKAGYSATGTENGCAEPETDAENPCDDGSELLEQAQLYYGGNLVGTLGGTNTGPFDLFSLPALDAPTNVTFEVRVPDSAGNEIMTDTATMTITFTLVQS from the coding sequence GTGTCCGTCCTGCAGAAGAACAAGAAGCTCGCCGCCGGCGTCGGCGTCGCCGCCGTTGCGGCCGCCGCCATCGCCCTGGGTGCCGGCACCTACGCGGCGTTCAGCGACACCGAAACCGCCCCCGATGCGACGTTCACCGCGGGCACCCTGAACCTGACCGTCGGTTCCCCCACCGCCGCGCCGCCGGTGGTCTGGGAGAACCTGGCCCCCGGTTCCCGGCAGACGGTGACCATCGAGGTCGACAACACCGGCACCGTCGACGGCTTCCTCAAGGCCGGCTACTCCGCCACCGGCACCGAGAACGGCTGCGCCGAGCCCGAGACCGACGCCGAGAACCCCTGCGACGACGGCAGCGAGCTGCTCGAACAGGCTCAGCTGTACTACGGCGGCAACCTCGTCGGCACCCTGGGTGGCACCAACACCGGTCCCTTCGACCTGTTCTCCCTGCCTGCTCTCGACGCCCCCACCAACGTGACCTTCGAGGTCCGCGTGCCCGACAGCGCGGGCAACGAGATCATGACCGACACCGCGACGATGACGATCACCTTCACGTTGGTCCAGTCCTAG
- a CDS encoding signal peptidase I, whose translation MTERIPIVGAEEPEPHPLRRVLGWAAGTALVLVVGLALAVAVVPAIGGATPLTVLSGSMEPALPVGSTVIVRPRPATGIAVGDVITFIDRDEGSAETRVVTHRVVRVEPGPVFVTRGDANDADDPGVVEAADVRGVQWYHVPYVGLLRERLLTPPGAYFAAGIALLCVAAYLLVPRSRTAGTADRRRRSDR comes from the coding sequence GTGACCGAGCGCATTCCGATCGTGGGGGCCGAGGAGCCCGAGCCGCACCCGCTGCGCCGGGTGCTGGGCTGGGCGGCCGGGACGGCGCTGGTGCTCGTCGTGGGGCTCGCGCTCGCCGTCGCCGTGGTGCCCGCGATCGGCGGGGCCACCCCGCTGACGGTGCTGTCGGGGAGCATGGAACCGGCGCTGCCGGTGGGGTCCACGGTGATCGTCCGGCCCCGGCCGGCCACCGGGATCGCCGTGGGGGACGTCATCACGTTCATCGACCGCGACGAGGGCAGTGCCGAGACGCGGGTGGTCACGCACCGCGTGGTGCGGGTCGAGCCGGGACCGGTGTTCGTGACGCGCGGCGACGCGAACGACGCCGACGACCCGGGGGTGGTCGAGGCCGCCGACGTCCGCGGTGTGCAGTGGTACCACGTGCCGTACGTGGGTCTGCTCCGAGAACGACTTCTCACTCCGCCCGGCGCGTACTTCGCCGCCGGGATCGCGCTGCTGTGCGTGGCGGCGTACCTGCTGGTCCCCCGCTCGCGGACGGCCGGCACGGCCGATCGGCGCAGGCGCAGCGACCGTTGA
- a CDS encoding calcium-binding protein, with the protein MKYRTIAAISAAAVVVGASAVVIGLTAGTTASLGDSEPSTPSQAGAATVVLGRDGPAPDLPYTGLEPGRPQVIELTVGYQGTAPASLGLSITPDGASAFCVEQGGRWSPTPGVPVTLSVGSAAPVSYCALYDGRILDLGRVEPGAAPTIPVTITLSADASAASAGLDERDVMTVHAEGGFTDQAGGRISMTTAAPQSPAFEAALAAGPVAAVAVAPEGAPTAVALDADDPATTVRTAVPGATVPLPTECTDAGIVATDITEVIALDPADPVWDATARRGLGSGPFLVLGTAGADRITGSARGDCIVGGAGDDDIAGGDGDDVLVGGTGRDTLRGDAGADTLLGGPGADALVGGAGADVLDGGPAAATCDADPADRTRACPPPPPADPAPPAPVAPAPPAPEPQPAPAPPVAPEPSPPAPQPTEPEPLVEEAPPVEPSPTASPAVTTEVAPAGPVA; encoded by the coding sequence GTGAAGTACCGCACCATCGCCGCAATCTCGGCCGCTGCCGTCGTCGTCGGCGCGTCCGCGGTGGTGATCGGTCTGACCGCCGGCACCACGGCATCGCTGGGTGACTCGGAGCCGAGCACGCCGTCGCAAGCCGGTGCGGCGACGGTGGTGCTCGGTCGAGACGGCCCGGCACCAGACCTGCCGTACACCGGCCTGGAGCCGGGCCGCCCGCAGGTCATCGAGCTCACCGTCGGCTACCAGGGCACCGCCCCTGCCTCGCTGGGCCTGTCGATCACCCCGGACGGCGCCTCGGCGTTCTGTGTCGAGCAGGGCGGCCGGTGGAGTCCGACACCTGGCGTGCCCGTGACCCTGTCGGTCGGCAGCGCAGCCCCGGTCAGCTACTGCGCGCTGTACGACGGCCGCATCCTCGACCTCGGCCGGGTGGAGCCGGGGGCAGCGCCGACGATCCCGGTGACCATCACGCTGTCCGCCGACGCCTCCGCCGCGTCGGCGGGTCTCGATGAGCGGGACGTCATGACCGTTCACGCCGAGGGCGGCTTCACGGATCAGGCGGGCGGCCGCATCTCGATGACGACCGCCGCGCCTCAGAGCCCGGCTTTCGAGGCCGCGCTCGCGGCCGGCCCCGTCGCCGCCGTCGCGGTCGCCCCGGAGGGCGCGCCGACCGCCGTCGCGCTCGACGCCGACGACCCCGCCACGACCGTGAGGACCGCTGTGCCGGGTGCGACGGTCCCGCTCCCCACCGAGTGCACCGACGCCGGGATCGTCGCGACGGACATCACCGAGGTGATCGCGCTCGACCCCGCCGATCCCGTCTGGGACGCCACCGCACGTCGTGGTCTCGGCTCGGGACCCTTCCTGGTCCTGGGTACCGCGGGTGCGGACCGCATCACCGGATCGGCGCGTGGTGACTGCATCGTCGGCGGTGCCGGTGACGACGACATCGCCGGTGGCGACGGGGACGACGTACTGGTCGGCGGCACCGGGCGCGACACCCTCCGCGGCGACGCCGGTGCCGACACCCTCCTCGGGGGCCCCGGTGCGGACGCTCTGGTCGGCGGCGCGGGTGCGGACGTGCTCGACGGCGGCCCGGCTGCCGCGACGTGCGACGCCGACCCCGCGGACCGCACCCGGGCCTGCCCGCCCCCGCCCCCCGCCGATCCTGCTCCACCCGCACCGGTAGCACCCGCGCCCCCCGCCCCCGAACCCCAGCCCGCACCGGCCCCGCCGGTGGCTCCCGAGCCCTCGCCGCCCGCCCCGCAGCCGACCGAGCCCGAGCCGCTGGTCGAGGAGGCGCCGCCGGTCGAGCCGAGCCCCACGGCCTCTCCCGCCGTCACCACCGAGGTCGCTCCGGCCGGGCCCGTCGCCTGA
- a CDS encoding isochorismate synthase, producing the protein MRTRPVDDVGGLLELLPDARTPKSWVRGDDGLVGWGEVARWTGSGPDRFADADEWWQAFVDGVRVHDDVGEPGTGPVAFTSFTFSDDSPGSVVVVPRVVVGRRDGRAWITEFSHGDGPSLLHTIDPVRPSGTLRYSDGRLPVARYRAAVAEAVRRMRAGELDKAALAHDLIAVDDAPLDPRHLLGGLARRYPTCWSFAVEGLVGATPELLVRRTGDVVESRVLAGTMWATSPGTGSLGDRLMNSAKDRHEHALAVDSLTSALAPLCASLDAPAVPDVLTLHNVSHLASDVRGRLDPVGPASLLRLAEAVHPTAAVGGTPRKIAVELITELEAMDRGRYAGPVGWIDSRGDGELGIALRCAQLDGPTARLFAGCGIVADSDPDTEVREAAAKLVAVRDALEGD; encoded by the coding sequence GTGCGAACCAGGCCCGTCGACGATGTCGGCGGCCTGCTGGAGCTGCTCCCCGACGCCCGCACCCCCAAGTCCTGGGTGCGCGGCGACGACGGTCTCGTCGGCTGGGGCGAGGTGGCCCGCTGGACCGGGTCGGGCCCCGACCGCTTCGCCGACGCCGACGAGTGGTGGCAGGCGTTCGTCGACGGCGTGCGGGTCCACGACGACGTCGGCGAGCCCGGCACCGGGCCCGTCGCGTTCACCAGCTTCACCTTCAGCGACGACTCGCCCGGCTCGGTCGTCGTCGTGCCGCGGGTGGTCGTGGGCCGCCGCGACGGCCGGGCCTGGATCACCGAGTTCTCCCACGGCGACGGGCCGTCGCTCCTGCACACGATCGACCCGGTCCGGCCCAGCGGCACCCTGCGCTACTCCGACGGGCGGCTGCCCGTCGCCCGCTACCGCGCCGCCGTGGCCGAGGCCGTGCGCCGGATGCGGGCGGGCGAGCTCGACAAGGCCGCGCTGGCCCACGACCTCATCGCCGTCGACGACGCCCCGCTCGACCCGCGGCACCTGCTCGGCGGGCTCGCGCGCCGCTACCCGACGTGCTGGTCGTTCGCGGTGGAGGGGCTCGTCGGGGCCACCCCGGAGCTGCTGGTCCGGCGCACCGGTGACGTCGTGGAGTCCCGCGTGCTGGCCGGCACGATGTGGGCGACGTCCCCGGGCACCGGGTCGCTGGGCGACCGGCTGATGAACTCGGCGAAGGACCGCCACGAGCACGCGCTCGCCGTCGACTCGCTGACCTCCGCGCTGGCCCCGCTGTGCGCCTCGCTCGACGCCCCCGCGGTCCCCGACGTGCTGACGCTGCACAACGTCTCGCACCTCGCGAGCGACGTCCGCGGCCGCCTCGACCCGGTCGGCCCCGCGTCGCTGCTGCGCCTCGCCGAGGCCGTGCACCCCACCGCGGCGGTCGGCGGCACCCCGCGCAAGATCGCCGTCGAGCTGATCACCGAGCTGGAGGCGATGGACCGCGGCCGCTACGCCGGGCCCGTCGGCTGGATCGACTCCCGCGGCGACGGCGAGCTCGGCATCGCCCTGCGCTGCGCCCAGCTCGACGGCCCCACCGCCCGCCTGTTCGCCGGGTGCGGGATCGTCGCCGACTCCGATCCCGACACCGAGGTGCGCGAGGCGGCGGCCAAGCTCGTGGCCGTCCGCGACGCGCTCGAGGGCGACTAG
- a CDS encoding SipW-dependent-type signal peptide-containing protein, protein MRTRLAVAGIALAGVALLGAGGTYAAFTDTESAAPVLVQGGTLDLTLGTQAGADLAPVTFANMVPGAAPTAGTYVPSQNFSYVRLTNDGTLPGRARWSSRGVSELENRCLPPERTAGDTSCGNGNRGGELGDQLRLSFSLMPGADCTGQPGVVPPESFPPTDNRGFRDIKPGGAGPALVLAPGASRCVRVDVYFPSTPANNLAQGDSSTFQLSFRLDQTT, encoded by the coding sequence ATGCGCACCAGGCTCGCCGTGGCGGGAATCGCCCTCGCGGGTGTCGCCCTGCTCGGAGCGGGCGGCACCTACGCCGCCTTCACCGACACCGAGAGTGCCGCCCCAGTGCTCGTGCAGGGCGGCACTCTCGACCTCACCCTGGGCACGCAGGCCGGGGCGGACCTCGCGCCGGTCACGTTCGCGAACATGGTCCCCGGTGCAGCACCGACCGCCGGCACCTATGTGCCGTCGCAGAACTTCTCCTACGTGCGGCTCACCAACGACGGGACGCTGCCGGGCCGGGCCCGTTGGTCCAGCCGCGGGGTCTCCGAACTGGAGAACCGCTGCCTCCCACCGGAACGGACCGCCGGGGACACCTCCTGCGGTAACGGCAACCGCGGCGGCGAGCTCGGCGACCAACTCCGGCTGTCGTTCTCCCTGATGCCCGGTGCCGACTGCACCGGTCAGCCGGGGGTCGTGCCGCCCGAGTCGTTCCCGCCGACGGACAACCGCGGTTTCCGCGACATCAAGCCCGGTGGGGCGGGGCCGGCGCTCGTGCTGGCTCCGGGGGCATCCCGCTGCGTCCGGGTCGACGTGTACTTCCCGTCGACGCCGGCGAACAACCTGGCCCAGGGCGACTCCTCGACGTTCCAGCTGTCGTTCCGCCTCGACCAGACCACCTGA
- a CDS encoding DUF3592 domain-containing protein: protein MAEPRALDEMAATVAPTARFVRRRLPELVLGLAVLVTVLAGLALIGSAVDDAAIARNRATAQAEVLEGSTFFRTLVRFTLPNGQAVVPENGVFHPRGLSAGRQVAVEYDATEPELVRVAGRSTVDGVLPTVLGVAATWVLLGPLALWLRRRRERA from the coding sequence GTGGCGGAACCGCGGGCACTCGACGAGATGGCGGCCACCGTCGCGCCCACCGCGCGGTTCGTGCGCAGGCGCCTCCCGGAGCTGGTCCTCGGCCTCGCGGTGCTGGTCACGGTGCTGGCCGGGCTCGCCCTGATCGGCTCGGCCGTCGACGACGCCGCCATCGCCCGGAACCGCGCCACCGCGCAGGCCGAGGTGCTGGAGGGGTCCACGTTCTTCCGCACGCTCGTGCGGTTCACCCTGCCGAACGGACAGGCGGTCGTCCCGGAGAACGGCGTCTTCCACCCCCGCGGGCTGTCGGCGGGCCGGCAGGTGGCCGTCGAGTACGACGCCACCGAGCCCGAACTGGTCCGGGTCGCCGGTCGAAGCACCGTCGACGGCGTCCTCCCGACGGTGCTGGGCGTCGCCGCGACGTGGGTGCTGCTCGGCCCGCTGGCGCTGTGGCTGCGCCGTCGCCGCGAGCGGGCCTGA
- a CDS encoding TasA family protein produces the protein MSILQKNKKVAAGIGVAAVAAAAIALGAGTYAAFSDTEQAPNATFAAGTLNLTVGAPTPATPVVISNLKPGDLQNFSIEVDNTGTVDGNLTASYTVSGTENGCAEPETDAERPCDDGSELLEQLIFVYQGSDAGPVTAAQNTSIPLGALPAVDAPKTINFGVRLPASATNEVMTDTATLSITFTLTQPTS, from the coding sequence GTGTCGATCCTGCAGAAGAACAAGAAGGTGGCCGCCGGCATCGGCGTCGCCGCCGTCGCGGCCGCCGCCATCGCCCTCGGCGCGGGCACCTACGCCGCGTTCAGCGACACCGAGCAGGCGCCCAATGCCACCTTCGCTGCAGGCACGCTCAACCTCACCGTGGGTGCGCCCACCCCCGCCACCCCGGTCGTCATCTCCAACCTCAAGCCCGGCGACCTGCAGAACTTCAGCATCGAGGTCGACAACACCGGCACGGTCGACGGCAACCTGACTGCCTCGTACACCGTCTCGGGCACCGAGAACGGCTGCGCCGAGCCCGAGACCGACGCCGAGAGGCCCTGCGACGACGGCAGCGAGCTGCTCGAGCAGCTGATCTTCGTCTACCAAGGCAGTGACGCGGGTCCGGTGACCGCGGCTCAGAACACCTCCATCCCGCTGGGCGCGCTCCCCGCGGTCGACGCCCCGAAGACGATCAACTTCGGCGTCCGGCTGCCCGCCTCCGCGACCAACGAGGTCATGACCGACACGGCGACCCTGTCGATCACCTTCACGCTGACGCAGCCCACGTCCTGA
- a CDS encoding sensor histidine kinase encodes MSSTPAGHGRPVARLQQPCTAAVEVVLQVVLIGLAVAVVGHLQGREMPERALGTLTFAAGVAATILMVVAAWLSASRRARRVAAAVGVYTAVALLLNAVRADGGVWALVGSVAVLAVAGLLALASRPSWRMGRGRGVAVAVTGGTVPMAVVALLAPDHTPPPDLVRWVDLVAWAVVGAAGLLLVGRGVVIEHPLLRRTGLAFAALGSAHAVGTLTGRPLLAGALELGAVAMLLVAAGTLMVAAIGAIGRQQELSRSRLAEVEAVMASVAERDHELRNVVAGLSGAASVLRDDEVGRSDDGRRLLLAAAAELARLQQMLDGPVPTHGPAHVATVLEDLAVVHRATGLDVDVDVVGAPEAAVDPAVLAQVITNLLVNCRRHAPGASVALRARVRSGQVRIEVADDGPGLCAPPDVVLRRGVRGPTSSGDGLGLAITADLVERHRGTFSLVSGAGCTAVLELPAVGCRAPVPA; translated from the coding sequence GTGAGCAGCACTCCCGCCGGGCACGGTCGCCCGGTCGCACGCCTGCAGCAGCCCTGCACCGCCGCGGTGGAGGTCGTCCTGCAGGTGGTCCTGATCGGCCTGGCGGTGGCCGTCGTCGGCCACCTCCAGGGGCGTGAGATGCCGGAGCGGGCACTCGGCACGCTCACGTTCGCCGCGGGGGTCGCCGCCACCATCCTGATGGTGGTGGCCGCCTGGCTCAGCGCGAGTCGGCGGGCCCGCCGCGTCGCCGCCGCCGTCGGCGTCTACACGGCGGTCGCCCTGCTGCTGAACGCCGTCCGCGCCGACGGCGGGGTGTGGGCGCTCGTCGGCAGCGTCGCGGTGCTCGCCGTCGCCGGACTGCTCGCGCTCGCGTCCCGGCCGTCGTGGCGCATGGGCCGCGGTCGCGGCGTCGCGGTGGCGGTCACGGGCGGGACGGTGCCGATGGCGGTGGTGGCACTGCTCGCGCCCGACCACACGCCGCCGCCCGACCTGGTGCGATGGGTCGATCTCGTCGCGTGGGCCGTGGTCGGCGCCGCCGGGCTGCTGCTCGTCGGCAGGGGCGTGGTGATCGAGCACCCGCTGCTGCGGCGCACCGGTCTCGCCTTTGCCGCACTCGGGTCCGCGCACGCGGTGGGCACGCTCACCGGGCGGCCCCTGCTCGCCGGAGCGCTGGAGCTGGGCGCGGTCGCCATGCTGCTCGTGGCGGCGGGGACGCTGATGGTGGCCGCGATCGGGGCGATCGGGCGCCAGCAGGAGCTCTCCCGCAGCAGGCTCGCCGAGGTGGAGGCCGTCATGGCGTCGGTCGCCGAGCGCGACCACGAGCTGCGCAACGTCGTCGCCGGGCTGAGCGGAGCGGCCAGCGTCCTGCGCGACGACGAGGTGGGCCGATCCGACGACGGGCGGCGCCTGCTGCTCGCGGCGGCCGCCGAGCTCGCCCGCCTCCAGCAGATGCTCGACGGCCCGGTGCCGACGCACGGACCGGCGCACGTCGCCACCGTCCTCGAGGACCTGGCGGTGGTGCACCGGGCGACGGGTCTGGACGTGGACGTCGACGTCGTCGGGGCCCCCGAGGCGGCGGTCGACCCAGCCGTCCTCGCCCAGGTGATCACGAACCTGCTGGTCAACTGCCGACGGCACGCACCGGGAGCGTCGGTGGCGCTGCGCGCCCGCGTGCGCTCCGGTCAGGTGCGGATCGAGGTGGCCGACGACGGTCCCGGGCTGTGCGCACCCCCCGACGTCGTGCTCCGGCGCGGCGTGCGGGGCCCGACGTCGTCGGGTGACGGACTCGGGCTGGCGATCACCGCCGACCTCGTCGAGCGGCACCGCGGCACCTTCTCGCTCGTCTCCGGGGCCGGGTGCACCGCGGTGCTGGAGCTGCCGGCCGTCGGGTGCCGGGCCCCGGTCCCGGCGTGA